A window of Vibrio gazogenes genomic DNA:
TTTCATCAATCCGAAATATAGTGATGCTTTATCTTAATAACCAATCATCTGAATCAGCCTCAATAAACCACTGATATACAAACAATCAAGACCAGAACAAGGATTTCGGGTCTTTTTCAACTTCACGAATTAATGCGGTTAAATCTTCACTCCGCCCCAAGAAAGGGTATGGCAACCAAGTGTTTCTATCATCCGGCACATAGAGTGCCCACACTCGCGCTTGCTGATCCCACTGAATCTTTGCCACTGGCGTAGAATAATCGCAATGACTGGAATCAAGCTTATAATGGTGTTTGAGAAATTTGACACCATCCACAATCGGCTCAAAGCATGATTTACCAATGCCAACCGGCAATCCCTGATTGCGATTTTGGCATAATAGCTCAGCTCGGTGTTCGATCTGACGTTGTAATAGGTTAACGACCGTCATCTATATCTCAATAAACCTCTGAATCAACTAAGATAAGCAACCATGACACATTTCCGGTTCTGACTGCATTGATCTCACGATGTACCGAGTATAAACCATTCCCCTCTTCAGGACGATACACAAAGCTGAATTCTGCCCCGTCACCTCAAGGAAAAGCTCATCAAGCATGACTTGCCCAAATACCTGACCAATATTTTCACCGCCACGGCTTTCAGGTGACTGTCTATACCCAAGTTGGAGCAATGTGTCGAAATGTCATATTCTCTTCCGACTCACTGACCATCAGTCACAAAAATGTCATCAAAATCTCATAATATCGAGGCTTTATTAGATAACGTGGAGTGGATTATGTTGCGGGTTGTTATCGGCCTATTTCTCAGTGTATGGGTCATGTCATCGCAGGTTGTTGCCAAAGAAATCAATGTATCTGGGTCAACCTCAGTCACGCGAATTATGGATGTTCTTGCTGAAGACTATAATAAATCGCATCCAGAAAGCTTTGTTGCTGTTCAAGGCGTGGGCTCAACTGCGGGAATTACTCTGTTGAAAAAAGGTGTTGCCGATATAGCAATGAGTTCCCGCTATCTGACTGAAGGTGAGCTGGAAGAAAATTTAGAAATACGACTCATCGCATATGACGGTTTAGCAATTGTCGTGAATCTCGCCAATCCGATCAAGAATCTGACCCGAGACCAGCTCTACAAAATTTATAAAGGTCAGATTACCAACTGGAAGACGTTGGGAGGAAATGATCAAAGAATTGCGGTCGTAACACGGGAAGCGTCATCCGGCTCCAGATTTAGTTTTGAAAGTCTGTTGGGATTAACCCGGGTCGTCAACAATCGTTTGGTCTCAGATATCAACCCAAGTAACCTTGTCGTCAACAGTAACAGCATGGTCAAAACATTAGTCAGTCATAATCCACGAGCCATTGGCTTCATTTCGACCGGCTCTGTTGATCAGTCAATTAAGGCCGTTCCATTTGAAGGCGTAGTGGCTTCGACGAAAACCATTTCTGATGGGTCGTATCAGCTTTCGAGACCATTTCTAGTCGTTGATTATTCTGATAAAGCCAATCAAGAAACCCAAGATTTTATCAAATACCTTCAATCGGATCGGGCACGGGAACTAATTCACAGCTATGGATATATTCCATCCATTCAATAAGCGATTGATGATTAGCATTAAATCTACATATTAATGATGTAAAAAGGACTGGCTGAGCCAGTCCTTTTCTTATGCTCGAGCACCACGCCATGATTAAGCGATAGGAGTCTCCTGCGGTGGTAAATCCTGCTGACGCAGTTTCTCGTTTTTCAGAGTCCGATGGAGTAGTTGACTGTATAGTGGCTCGCCACCGAGTAACTGAGCAAAAACAACCGCGCCCAATACAGTAATGATAAGCGGTAAAATCAAATAATAGTTATTGGTCATCTCAATCACCAATAAAATACCGGTAATCGGGGCTCGAACCGTTGCAGCAAATAATGCCCCCATCCCCGCAATTGCAAACATTCCCGGATCAAATGCCAGCTCAGGCAGAAAGTTATGGGAAATCAGCCCAAATGCATAGCCAAACAATGTCCCTAAAGCCAACATCGGGGCAAAAATACCACCGGGTGCACCAGAGCCAAAACAGAGCATCGTGGTTAAGATACGTCCCAAAAATAGCAGCATTAACAGACTCGCCGTGTAACCGCCATTGGTAATCACAGGAATAAGCGAGATGCCGCCACCGGTAAGATCAGGCAAATATAGCAACAAGATGCCGAAACACCCACCGAGAAAAGAACCGATCAGTAAATAACGCTTGCGATCATTACGGTGGATCTTGACAAAAACATCCTGAAAAAATGTCACCAGACGGTTGAAGAATACCCCGAAAATCCCAAATAGAATGCCCAGCAATAAAAAGAGCCACAATGCTTCGATTTCTGGTGCCTGATACTGAGGCATGGCAATCACGGCCGCCTGACCATTAATCATCCGAAATACAATATTGGCAAAAACAGAAGAGATGATCACCGCTTTAATCGAAATCAGCGTGTAACGAAACTGGGGACGCATCTCTTCAACCACAAACATGATCCCAGCCAGTGGTGCGTTAAATGCCGCAGATAACCCACCGGCAGCGCCTGCGGCCAATAACGAATGTCGGGCATCATCATTTTTAACCCGGAACAGACCCGAGATCATCCGTCCGATTGCACCACCCATCTGAACCGTCGGGCCTTCACGACCTAACACCATGCCGGAACCCAGCGCACCGAGCCCACCAAAGAATTTCACCGGCAGCACCCGCCACCAACGAACTTGCCGCATTCCGTCCATCGCCCCTTCAATTTCAGGAATCCCGGAACCTGCAGCTTCCGGTGCAAAACGGTGAACCAGAAAGTAACCGATAAAAGCTAAACTCGCACTAATTAAAAATGCCGCCAGCCAAAGTGGCAATAGATTACCAATTTCACTGATGAGCCAGCTCGTCCGTGTTTCTGAAACAAAATGAATGCCTAACTCAAAATAGGTTCCGGCCAAGCCAGATAAAATCCCGACAAGAATAGAAAGCAGCAAAACAGAGACCGGTGTCTTATCTTTTGAGAGAAACTGATTAATGGCGTCTTTAGGGACTTTGGCTAACAGGGAAGGTTTGAATCTCTCTTTAGATCTCATTGAGTTAAGGCCTCACAAATGAAAGTATCAGTATCAACGAGCGTGAATTATACGCATCCTTATCATCTTCTATAGTTGCAATAATGCAATGTTGTATTTCATATTTATACTCAAGTCACTTTCCAAATCCTACTTCATAAGCAAATTGAAAAAATGCCAGACCCTGATGATAACCACAGTTGCAGGTGAAAAACAAATTTGTGAACCACATAAAAAAACGGTACAACAAATGATCATCATACTTGAAATACCAGTATATCGGGCCATAATCAAAGTGTAAGGCAATTGAAATAATCTTAACCGGAGGAACAATTCAGTCTTACATACAATTTGGATCAAGGAATAGAACTCCTAAGACCATTCCCGCCATTAGCTGGTTCATACACAACCAGATCGCAAGCTCACGATATGAGTCGCGGGAAATAAGGCGCGCTTTTATAAGTGCGCCTTTTACATTTTATCCCCTCGTAGAATCTTTGTATACTGGCCTCCCGAACGTTCTTCAATTTGGAGTTGAAGTCATGACTCAACGAATTCCTGCCAATGTCATCACCGGATTTCTGGGAACAGGCAAAACCACGGCAATTCTGAATCTACTTAAAAATAAGCCGGCCGATCAAAATTGGGCTGTTTTAGTCAATGAATTTGGTGAAATCGGCATCGATGGTACCCTCTTGTCTCAACAAAACGCTTTGGTGAAAGAAGTTCCCGGTGGCTGTATGTGTTGTACTGCCGGTGTGCCGATGTCTGTTGGAATTACGGCATTGCTGCGACAAAAACCAGATCGGCTGCTGATTGAACCCACAGGACTGGGACACCCCCGGGAAATCGTATCAACACTGACCTCAGCACAATATCAACCCTACTTGGATATAAAAGCAACCATTGCGCTGGTCGACCCGCGAAATCTCAGCAATCGTAAATATACAACTCACCAAAACTTCAACGACCAATTGGCCTGTGCAGATGTCATCATCGGGAATAAAGTCGATCAATGTCATGCCAGTGATATCGACACATTCAACAACTGGCTCACCAACCAACAACCCGCCAAAATTTTTCATAAATTGACCCGGTTCGGTGATATTCCATTGGAAGTGTTAGATCTCCCGCGACGGGAAGATCCACAACCGGTATCCCCCCAATCCCATCATGAGCATCAGCATGGGCACGCTGAGCCGATCTTTCAGTTAGCCCCTGGTGAATCGTACCTGAGAAAAGAAAATCAGGGTGATGGCTACTACAGCTGTGGCTGGGTGTTCGGGGCCGAAATCCATTTCCCTTTTGATGCGCTGTTTTCATTATTCAGTGAGCTGACAGCAGAGCGGATCAAAGCGGTGATCAATACAGACCGTGGCTGCTATGCATTCAATGTCAATCATCACGTTGTTTCCGTACATGAGATATCACTGGATGGATTCGAGTCAAAAATAGAAGTGATTGATTCCCAATTAATGCCTTGGGATGAACTGGAGCAGATTCTGCTTGAACTCGGGTATCTGACTAAAAAATAACCAAACGCATGGTGTATCAACCTCCGTTTGTCGTCCATTAACTCGGATAACAATGTGGACGAAACAATAATGACAGCGTGATGCTGTCATTATGTTGAATGAATTGATGATGGATAAATCGCAGATGGATTAACGTTTGTTCCGTAAATAACGTTTACGCCGTTCCTCTTTATGCTTTGCTTTCTCCGCGGCTTTTCGGGTCGCTTCCAGTTCAGCATCAATCAGTTCCTGATGGATCATTTCCGGCCGTTCCAGCGTGATTGCCCCGATTGTGCCAGCTCGTAGTTCATGCAACAGAATCTCTGACGCTTTGTGCAAATCAATCCGG
This region includes:
- the clcA gene encoding H(+)/Cl(-) exchange transporter ClcA; the protein is MRSKERFKPSLLAKVPKDAINQFLSKDKTPVSVLLLSILVGILSGLAGTYFELGIHFVSETRTSWLISEIGNLLPLWLAAFLISASLAFIGYFLVHRFAPEAAGSGIPEIEGAMDGMRQVRWWRVLPVKFFGGLGALGSGMVLGREGPTVQMGGAIGRMISGLFRVKNDDARHSLLAAGAAGGLSAAFNAPLAGIMFVVEEMRPQFRYTLISIKAVIISSVFANIVFRMINGQAAVIAMPQYQAPEIEALWLFLLLGILFGIFGVFFNRLVTFFQDVFVKIHRNDRKRYLLIGSFLGGCFGILLLYLPDLTGGGISLIPVITNGGYTASLLMLLFLGRILTTMLCFGSGAPGGIFAPMLALGTLFGYAFGLISHNFLPELAFDPGMFAIAGMGALFAATVRAPITGILLVIEMTNNYYLILPLIITVLGAVVFAQLLGGEPLYSQLLHRTLKNEKLRQQDLPPQETPIA
- a CDS encoding DUF3024 domain-containing protein, whose amino-acid sequence is MTVVNLLQRQIEHRAELLCQNRNQGLPVGIGKSCFEPIVDGVKFLKHHYKLDSSHCDYSTPVAKIQWDQQARVWALYVPDDRNTWLPYPFLGRSEDLTALIREVEKDPKSLFWS
- a CDS encoding CobW family GTP-binding protein; this translates as MTQRIPANVITGFLGTGKTTAILNLLKNKPADQNWAVLVNEFGEIGIDGTLLSQQNALVKEVPGGCMCCTAGVPMSVGITALLRQKPDRLLIEPTGLGHPREIVSTLTSAQYQPYLDIKATIALVDPRNLSNRKYTTHQNFNDQLACADVIIGNKVDQCHASDIDTFNNWLTNQQPAKIFHKLTRFGDIPLEVLDLPRREDPQPVSPQSHHEHQHGHAEPIFQLAPGESYLRKENQGDGYYSCGWVFGAEIHFPFDALFSLFSELTAERIKAVINTDRGCYAFNVNHHVVSVHEISLDGFESKIEVIDSQLMPWDELEQILLELGYLTKK
- a CDS encoding phosphate ABC transporter substrate-binding protein; its protein translation is MLRVVIGLFLSVWVMSSQVVAKEINVSGSTSVTRIMDVLAEDYNKSHPESFVAVQGVGSTAGITLLKKGVADIAMSSRYLTEGELEENLEIRLIAYDGLAIVVNLANPIKNLTRDQLYKIYKGQITNWKTLGGNDQRIAVVTREASSGSRFSFESLLGLTRVVNNRLVSDINPSNLVVNSNSMVKTLVSHNPRAIGFISTGSVDQSIKAVPFEGVVASTKTISDGSYQLSRPFLVVDYSDKANQETQDFIKYLQSDRARELIHSYGYIPSIQ